One Sporosarcina sp. FSL W8-0480 genomic window, TGGATTCCCTGTACTTATTGCTCCAGACAGTCGTAATCTTTTTCCTTGGCTCAAGCCATATTACAATCGTTAACAGACATGTAAACTTCATTTTATCGGTTTCGACAATGGTTGTATTCGCCCTTATTCTTTATCAATTCCTCTTTAAAAGGGGAGGTAGGCCGATATACTTCCTGTTGCTTGTAGGTATTATCGTTGGTACATTTTTTGGAAGCATCTCAACGTTCTTGCAAGTGCTGATTGATCCAAATGAATTTCTTAGAGTGCAGGACAAAATGTTTGCGAGCTTCAATAATGTGAGTGGTGAACTGGTATGGTGGGCACTCGGGATTGTTATACTGACATTTTTGGTCGGATGGAAATCTTTCAACGACCTTGATGTGCTATCCCTTGGAAGAGATACGGCAATAAACCTTGGTGTTTCTTATGACCGGGTAGTTAAGCTAATGCTTGTCATCTCAGCGGTACTGATTTCTGTATCGACTGCACTTGTTGGTCCGATTACATTTTTTGGGCTGATTGTTGCAAACTTGTCCTATCAATTTTTCAAATCATTTAGACACAGGATCCTTATCGCGGGTGCTTCAGTAATGAGTATCATTGCACTTGTAGGTGGTCAATGGGTCGTGGAGCGGGTATTCACGTTCTCGACTACATTAAGTGTCATTATCAACTTTGT contains:
- a CDS encoding iron chelate uptake ABC transporter family permease subunit, whose protein sequence is MRDSTKMIILSVLAILFCALYLFHGLNGSFDYALPRRAIKVLAMVLTGVAIAYSTVIFQTITHNRILTPSIMGLDSLYLLLQTVVIFFLGSSHITIVNRHVNFILSVSTMVVFALILYQFLFKRGGRPIYFLLLVGIIVGTFFGSISTFLQVLIDPNEFLRVQDKMFASFNNVSGELVWWALGIVILTFLVGWKSFNDLDVLSLGRDTAINLGVSYDRVVKLMLVISAVLISVSTALVGPITFFGLIVANLSYQFFKSFRHRILIAGASVMSIIALVGGQWVVERVFTFSTTLSVIINFVGGVYFIYLLLKESRSS